The genome window CTTCAGATGTTTGGATTCAAAGTCATATTATTAATGAAAGCGGCATTTGTTCAAGCTTTTGATACCGTGGAGGATAACaagaattctgtaatcatttgaAACGTGTCAGAAAAATGTTCTGCTAAAGCAAACCCTGGGTGAAGTGTTGGAGAATGTCCAGTATGACGAAAAGAAGGAAGCAAAGAGAAGCAAGCCCACGCTGTCACGTGCAGCCTTATCATGTAAGCATGTTTCTGGGAACGTTCTTTGTGATAGCTATTCAGCTGGACAAAACCACTGCAGATGAAGGGATGACGAGATTTGTACAGTATCATGCTACATTGCTTTACATTGCTGTGTGCAGtgctgtttataatgtttaatgctCCGGATAAGATAATCAGATGTCTTCAGTTCTTTCTTATGGcaggttcacaccaaacgcgcaTTTAGCGATTTGCGTATTAATtgcatacaaagtcaatgcaaagacgggTATAGACGTGAACGTGTATCAATCTTGGCTCGCATCACTCACATAAAACTAACTTTTCCTGCAAGGAACGCGATTGTTCGCTTTTGGTGTGAACGCTATAATAAGATAACTTTGCAAGTTTAACATATTGTGTAATCAAGCAGGGAGTATCTAAAATAAAGACACTgtacctctgaagacaaagtcCAGTTGGAactgtactgttttatttaatgtgttttacttGACATTAAGCATTGTCATGTGGTTGTTCTTCAGAGAAGTCAATTTGTCATTTGCAGTCAGAATATAAAGAATGGTGTTAAATTTGAAGCGTCAATATAATTGTTCGGATTTTGATAAGTCAAGTTTGCTTCAAAGCGTTTTACCTAGTGTCCGCTGTGGCTGCTTGAATTTGGTTATACTCTCCATGATTGCAAGAAGTAATTATTACAGGCCTTAACAATAACTTTAATTGGACACAGCACTTGTGCTACTGAGGTTTTAAGTTTTGTAGCACATGCCAAACAGTTGCAGTTCATCACATAAATAGGCAGGTAACTGAcgaattaaatgaatgttacatgcagatggataaattagggccatatcatttttttgttcatctAAATTTGAAAGttctttgtttttactttttttactatACAGTAGTGGTACATTTTTCCACATACATTTTTCcacatcccttagctaatgcggaagtaaacacaagttcatcttattgaacataatttaattttcatcaccaattatcatagtagaacagctttctcaagcagtttgtgatgcattttggaaacaggagatgagcccctggtctaatgcgccacctggcttgagaaacccgttctcaaagacttacttttagtcattatttgggtagcacacatattctgaatgccttcggcagaattcaaatgagccattttaatctagattaatctagattaaaaaaaataatctatgcccaccactacttaaaacgcattaaaacatattaaccgaatgacggcatgACCCCCACACAGAACTAATTTTTGACATCGTCTCAATTTATCGTATCCGTTATGCCTCGCGGGTATACAGTTTGCGTAACTTCGTTTACAATcgttgtgagaaaatgttgttctctactgtctcttgattgGCAGCCTTTAGGTTTAAGGTGCATCTTTATTGGCAGacccaccctttggttacatgaacacgtTACGTGTGAAAACACTTCAAATTTTTttagatcgcacacactattcgaaattctatatTCTAAAAAGACTAAtagaatattcgaaattcgtgactcatcatCATCCCTAGTCGATATGGATATTTTTCTCAAACAAACGCATCGTTTCtcttcagaagacatttgttTAGACCACGGAGTcatgtcgagcagttctttgatcgatggatgtcCTTTTTGGAGTTTCAGAGAATGAACACCGTTCCCTCCCATTCTACTGCTTGGAAGCAAAATGAGATGTGGTATTAAAACTCAGACTGGATTATTCTTCcagaagaaaaccatattcagtGAGGATgtcttgagggtgaataaaacaTGGGTAAAAGTAGTGAAATATTCCGTTAAACTGTGCACCTCAGACatgcagaacagccagatgaaatatttcaattaaaGGATTCCGCGTccgcatttatttatatagatttaataaattgtgccattgattattgtcacacacaatacaaatgcagttcacacaaacacgcaacTCTGTCTAATGCACTTATTCTTATTAATCTACATACATGGCTTACTGTACAGCCCtgggttttattttttgcaagtTACTTGTCCCGTCAGGCAAGTAAAATTCTCTCTGACTTGACCATACTAAACATTTATATCTCCCGGACAAGCGACATGATCCCATTCATTTCAAGGGAAACATGGCGACTTCCCGCGACACAAGTTGTAGCAACTGTTGGCGACCGGATGGGCCGTGTTTAGAGACACGACAAAGTTGAGAGATGtttaactttatgcaaatgaggaGTGACTTTTGGGAGCAACAGCCAATAGGAGAGAAGATGGGAGCCAATGTGATTCTTCAGTGAGCGTCACCAGTAGTgagaaaattaagagaccatttaaaatGCACTATTTGTAGGTTGCTAACAATATTTCAACCAAACGTCAAATTCAAATTTTTctgaaacagtttaaaaaaaaacaaagtctgtGGTTGTATATCACGCCATTGAAATTACACACAACACGATTTAGTTTAACTGAGTGTTATAGACCTGCATTATGTATTATGAGTTTAAACGAGAGCTCTTCTGAACTATACTCGCATGCGGTTTAGTAAATCACGCaccattcattaaaaaattattcacatttttcatCTGTGATTATGAATGAATACTATGAGGAACATGTGAGGTTTGTTCCATTTAAAGCAAACTGTAAATCATCACTATGCTTGCAGCTCGCACATTTCTCACATAAGTGCAAGGATGGCTGACCTTTTGTTTTTGCTCTGAATGTATGAAGGTTGTTTTGAGTCACAGAGGCTCTTACTTACAACTGCAGAAATAAATCAACTCCATCCAGCATTTAGCTGTGAAATTCACACACGCCCCTCACGCTACCCCACAGAAACCAGATTGTTCAGGTCTCAGAGTTTGAAGTACTTCACcgtaaaagtaacaaaaaagcTGTAGGCAAGCCTAGCTATCATCAGACTGCATCTCTGCAATtaaatatcttttatttatCATAGAGACATTTAGTTTGTCTGAAGAAGATTCTGTGGCTATTCAGACGCCACCTTCCGTGCCATGAATTAAACGAGATTGACAGATTGTTTCTGCACATCTGCGTGTTTTAAAATGGGAGCCAGTTGCACAGATGTATAGTACATGGATGTATTCATCTATATACCAACATggtaaaatatatagaaatacaaatgttttcttttgactGCTGCTGTGCTTACATGGCACAAAAAGTTCCTGCTAGTGTCCTTTTAAAGGCTCTTGCCATTGTTAAACTGAAGATATACAGTTTCCTGTATTTCTGTAACTGTGAGTAATAACAAGTGACTAAGTCTGATACTGTTTTCATGGTGTGTCAAATGCCAACGTGTGAGATGAGAGCAGTCGCTTATGTTGGTAAGTTGAAAGGTCAGACTGATGTATTGTCTGAGTGCATTACttgtaatttattaaaacatctgaACGAAAATAATTGGATGTTCTACAAGATgttctcaaatgacaaaaaataattatttacataatattcatttataataaaaatgaatataaagtggAAGAAAGAAGTGTCCATGACTGATGTTCTCATCCTccgtaacatttttaaaggaatgtTAACATTAAAAGATATTAACATTAGGCTTGGTTTAATTTGTAGTAACACATCTGCCTGTAGCTTTAAAATGGCTACCGGGTTAACAGAttactatatatttttctacttAAAAGCTTAAAATTCTTTCGTGACTCTgtgtacacaatttttttattctcatcACCGATTCAGGTAGTTTTCCGCATTTACAAAAATGGTACACATACagttttctattaaaatatactttattaatgtctcatgatttataaaaacatgtttaggcATCATGGCTTACTTTTTATAAGCCAAATATGCTATGGGATTTAAATGATTGCGGTAATGAAGGTCATTCACAATTGGGCTAAACTGTCAGTCAATGTTCTTCAACTAATGCTTATGAACATGTCatactttgtttttattgaagcAAAATTGAAATTTGTTGATGCGAGTCTTTTacagaaaatcatgtttgacatcttgaaaccAAGATTTCTTGAGAATAACCCAGGCATTACAAGTAAAGATCTAAGAGTGAAGCAATTTCTGACCGAACCATTAGAGACAAGACCATGACATCATTTCCTTTGCCTTACGGGAGTTAACAGTCACTGTTGAGTCAGCATCCCATGACTCCCATTTCTATTGTAACAACACCTACTCTGTTAGGAGAGTCTTCCTTTAGGATTGTGGGTATTATTTCACCAGGAATGACACAACCGACTAACATTACAGATATAAAAACGGCATTGAAATCATCCTGACGGGTGTCTTCTACGGAAGTATGGCCCTCCTACATCAACCTCATAGCTCATTGTTGTAACTAGAATCTATATCTCTTTAGACTGAACAAACGAGAGTTTTACTTCCCGACACTGTGGGTGTCACCAAGGTTTCCATGGCGATCTGTGAACGCTGACGGTGTTTGTTTGCAGAGGCCCGGTTGCTGGAGGCCCCAAGAATGTGTCTTCTTTCATGCGCCCTATAAAAGCAGCGACCCCGCAGCATTCCGTGCACATGCCCGTCGGCTGTCGCTGCGCCGGGATAATGTGACAATATGTCATTGACTCTGGAAGCCAATGGTACAAACAAAGCGAGAGATGTGAGCAAAATGAGCGACTGCAAGACTGCCTCTCCCTCGGTTCGCGTCAAATTTCCACACTTATTAATGCGCACACTTGGGCATGCACAATGCGCTTTATTGTTATCATGACAGCTGCGTTCTCCGTTGGCAATCAACCTATGGCGCACCGGGGCTTATAGACGGTTATGCGATTAAAGCTTAACTGGCTTGTTATTTAGCATCCTGTGTGTGGACGTGTGCGCTCGGTCGCAGTGATTTTTGTGGGCATGTGAAATAAAGGGGATTATAAAAGCTTGAGCACACTGTCAGGCTTTGATTTGGATGGGGGATGGGGGAGCTGTGGGGTTAGTGGCTTCCTCTGAACCCAATTTAAAACCTGTCCAGACACCTAATAGCAGGCAGAATCAGACGGCAAACGCGTCTGCGCTATAAGAGTGATTCTGATGAATTAGTCTCATTGCtcacatgttttgttttcctcattTGCAGTAATAAGGTTTTTGGAATCAGTTGTCATAGAGATGCAGAGGCAGCCAGCGGGGTGTTCGGGGTCATACTGTAGAGTAGATGGAGAATGGGTTGTTTTCGAAAGCCTGGGTTTGTACGTCTGCTCGTTTTTAGGCTTGACTTTTGCCTGTCATGGTTTCTCCAAAAATACTGCAGTTCTGGTTGTTCTTGATCCAAGAGACGGTCTGTGTAGTTGGGGTTGGCATTTCTTAGAGCTGTGGGGGAAAACAAGAGGTTTGATTCAtctgttttgcttttttgcagCATATGTTAATGAAGCAGCAGGATCGTATTGACGATCGAGTAAAAGACATTGAGGAGCAGCTGTATAAGTTGGAGTCTGACAAACTACTGGTTGAGGTATGAAAACATACATGCGTGTcaatttctctctgtctgtgtgtctatcTTACCCTCACCACCCTCTGCTGCAGCTAATAAATATGTAAGAGGCTTTTTTTGGTGTGACATTGGAAGTGTCTGTGCCAAAATACTCTTTCTTGCATTCAGTTGTTTATGGAAAATTTGTTGGAAACACAATTTATACTGCAAAACAATGTCAATGAGacgtcatttttttattcttttttcttaaatgtttgcATCCTTATTAGTTCTGCAAAGTTTTCCTGGCGACCACATAAAAGcacatgtattatttatataaaatttagattgaaacttattttaattagattagGCCCCTGTGAACAAAAAGATGCAGAATCATGTTACAAATTCATATACtacatacaataaaatgaaataaattgaataaaacataaatatgattTGATGATATGTTTTGGCAAAGGTCACAAATTGTTAAAGATGAACTATATGAGGAAGACTTATATCacacattatatacatttttaccaaaggaaaaaaaggattttaataCACAATGACTCTTAAAAATACACAGCCgcagaaaaataagagaccatttcaaaataatgttcgggttttttcagaatttactatttatagttatttgtttaaaatatgtttttatcattcgttgaataactaaaaatatttctcccaaattttaaataaaactatttttttattttcagaaaatgaaagcattagaaacaggtcaaaataacagaaaagatcctgtgtattttttcagacctcaaatactgcaaagaaaaaaagttcatatacacttttaagcaatacaacagtaatatttgatcatgtatttagaaaaaatatttttcttatgtgattaccttgatttttatcacagttttctgGGCATGCGGTCAGTCTTTGACATTTGCTGTTAAATGGCTTTATGTCCCtgctgaggtttgattttgttgaagttTAACAGACACTGGCTGAAATgatcacaatacatctagaaaggccgattaaaagaaaaatgggaaaatctcttaatttttctgtATACTTAATATAGGCAGTATATTTCAAGCATTTCAAGTAAATAATAATCCTAATAATAACAGAACATATCTCTATACAAAAGTCACATTTTGCACGATGTTTTCTAAACAAAAGTAgcttaacacattttttttcaagtaGTTTACTTGTGTACACGACATTGCCAGATGTCTCATGCTCACTTGATGAGTGTTACATCTATGACcaaaaccaaaatataaaaGCTTTTCTAAAATACTGTGTGGTTCCAGATGGCCTTGTAAAAGTATCCCATGATTCTTAACTCTTACAAACAGAGCTTTTCAATGAAGCTTCAGCGTTCAACCCCACCATAAAAAGCATGTTGTTCCTTGGGGCCCTATAGTTTCTTTACAGCAGACCTGTGCATTTATGCTCATGTGTTTGTTGCGCAGGATAAGGTACGGCAGCTGAAGGAGGAGGTGCGTGCACAGTATCACAAAATGCACCAGCTCTTAGAAGACGACCTGGGTAGAACTCTGGAGGTGCTGGATAAAGCACACTCGAAATACTGCCAGGAGAACTCAACCCAAACCCTCCAGCTCAATGAACGCCGTCAAGAGGCCAAGAAACTGCTTAGCTCCGTCCAAGTCGTGTTCGACAAGGCGGAGAATATTAACATTATGAAGGTGAGTCTGTTTCTCCCATCAATATTTCCTTAAACTCGCACTCCctcactttttctgtaaatctaCTGCGGTTGTCCTGTGTGAATGTGGCCGTACCTGTGAGAAATACTTCTCGTCGGTGTGCGGCTGCTATCAGCACATCAGCGCTTGCGGATTTGTCTGCGTTTACAGACAAAGAAACAGTCATGAAGGAGCTTGTAGACTGCAGGGAGATTaatattctgttctgttttgcattgcattgcagAACACGAAACCAGTGAAAATACTAATGGATAGGTAAGTTGTTCATCAGACAAAGTGTTGTTTAGTGGAAATCTATACCAATCTATTGCTAAACCTTGTTTGTGGATATAATCTCTCAAATGCTATTTCTGCAGATCACAGTCGTGCTCGGGGAGTGTTTTGCCTCCTTACAAGGTGGGGCATCTTAATTCCAAAATATTCCTTTCTGAAGTCTCGAAGAAGGAGAAGAATTTGAGAAAATTACTGGAAGGTAAGTCTGAAATTGTGTAGTGTCGCTAACCATTTAATTCTGCATAGTCAGGTTAGCAAAATAAATAGTGCTGTCAGCTTCTAAAGGGGAGGAGAAAATGCTTTAATTGATGCGAAAATGTATCCGTCACTTGAGGCTGGTAAGATTCATTTTTGGCACTGGTAGATAAGAACCACCGACTTTCCTTTTAAACCATTTTCAATCTCTTTATCTGTGCCTCCTTGTTTCCAGCCCCATTTACCACCCCTTCCCACTTCCTCCAGTGCGTTTCTGTCCACCCCTCCACTGCAAATAACTCCTTGGGTGAGAAACGCAAACACTCCACGGCCTTTCCTGAAAGCAGCGCCGGCCTTCTGGAGTCCTCATCCGGCCCCATGAGCAAACAGCAGTTCCTGGGTCAAGGTTCCAGCTCTGCCGATGGGCCGCCCTCCCAGCCGCCCATGGTTCCCTGTAGCTCCACCCAGCACATCGTAGGCCTCAGCAGTAGCAGCGGAGCTCAGTCTGTCCATCATTCCAGCTCCGTTTTCACTCCGGCCGACTATCCTAATGCCAGCTCGTCCCAGCAGGCCATGCTGCCCCAATACGGCGGCCGCAAAATTCTCATGTGCACCATGGACAATTGCTACTGCTCTAGCGTACCTTCCATATCGAACCACCGAGCCCACCCTCCTTACCCGCGCTCTGGATCTTTCCCTTGGACACAGGAGTACTCGCACCCCCTGCCTTCCACGCCCTCGATGTCCCAGCCCCTCCAGGGCCTCTCCATGCACGACTGGATCGATGCCTCGCAAAGCCACAGGCATCCCGACTTCTATGGATTGTACGGGCAAACTTCCACTAAACCTTACGTCACCAGTTAACCTTCCACTGCTGTGCATCTCTGGTTAATCTTTGATAACACTTCATGCGCAGAACTGttttgcatgattttttttttgtttaaatcaggCTCATGAACATCACAGTTAGGAGTTAAATGTTTTGGCACTTTTTTATCATGTAACGCAAGCCTCGAGGCGTTCGAAACACAGATCTCTTCCAGCTTAAGCATTTAAAATCCTGTCTGTCCCAGTGTAAAGAAAGATAAGGCTATCTTTCTATGAGAAATGTGCAGGCGGGACCCaaccaagttttttttttaattccaaaCAGATTTGGGATAATTGCAGAGGCTGCTGACCCGAGCAGATAATGATCTCTTGTAAGAAAGGAGTGAGCTTCTTTCACCTCCCCACTTCCTGTCTTTAGGGTATCTGGAATCATTTATATGACGTGGTAATGTTCCTTTTCACATTGCTATTAAACATCTTATAGTTTATAATGGTAGATGGGGATTGttgttataaaaaagaaattgcaaAAAGAGGGTGGGGGCACCACCGTGAGATTTTGGAACTGTGAGATTAGGGTTAGATGTGTTACATTCCTGTCAGGCcagattgatttttgttttgtttacaactatgtattaatatatttgattaatttacAGTAGGTTGAAGTCGATCAATACAGAAAATCAAAACGGGTTAAGAAAACAAAGTCTTTTGGAGGTGTCACACAGAGAGAGGTTCCACCAAGCATGAGCTCTTAAACAAAGAATGTCCATTTTATGCATCTGAAGCACTTCTGGATTCTGCTTCCTGTCGGATAACGTTACTTCCTGCATTCAAGCACACattcaaaaaaaatgtaagcatgtTCAAGATGATTGGTGTCCGCTAAACATGCTAAAAAACTTCCTGTCTGTGATTGTAGGCGTGCAGGAAACTCTTTCTGGGCACTCTGAACTCCGTAAAACTAAACCGAGTCAGGGTAGAGATTGGTTATTGGattttttcacatgttttatatgaataaaCTGAATGGACTGcatacatttgaaaatgaagaTCAGTGTGCTTTAACAGAGTATTAAATGCTGGTTTCAACAGAAGTGTTAACaatgtcatttgtaaatatttttgcaatattAAGGACGGCTCAAAATAATCTTACAATGCCTTGAAATAAACAGCAAAATGCATAGGTGGTTACAGAAggcctatatacagtatgtttgatCTGCAGGTCTGAGCGTTCCAGAGCACAGATGCTATCAGTAAAGCCCTTAAGCTTTAAAAAAGAATTTCAATGGTAAACTGGGGTTCCTCAtcatatagaaaaaaatactgGTTTTCCCCAACAGTGTTGCTGCACAATGTTTCTTGTGCGAGAAGGTTTTATATAAGTCTAAGATCAGTTGCAGATCCAAAGAAACCCCACAAAGGGGACAAGTTTCAGTTAGTTATTTTGGGGATATTTCTGCTCTAATTCTTGTAATTTAAGGAATTTTTTCTATAAAAGGATATACCAGTTTTCACAAATATCCCCTTGTTCGAGCTCAAGCACTTAAACATGGATTGTAAGTTGATTATTTACATCAGGGTGAGGTAAGAGAatgaacaagacaaaaacaaagctAAATTTAGCCCACGTACAGTGAGAAATTAAGAGTTAGCTTTCATGACAgtgttaaatttaaatgaatcttGCTTTACATTTTAGATCATCTCATTTTGCattactgtcattttaaacaggaaaatgttttaaataagcCAGCTAATACCCGACCATTCATAATACTGACGTTTGTGCAGCTGCATACCCTCCTCAACGTGTCGTTTCCTGGCAGGTGATGTCATTAAGGAGCTGGGTGTTTTTTTGTTCGGTTTTCTAAAAGGGATTCCctgaaaaaaatgttggttcaatttaaaaaaaaactaagtaacTTGTCTGCCTAAAATCTTTGAATTAATTCAAATTGTTAAAATTTTAGTTCACAAAATAATGAGTTTGCATGAGATTAATAAATTAACTAATCTGTTTTAAATTGAATGAACTAAAAATTTTAAGGCAGCAGGGCTAACTTTTTTGAGTTAACCtaagaatattttttacaatctgTTGTACAAGTTTTGTTACAAGAGAATAGCATATAAGGATGGAAAGTGATGTCGAGAACATAGAAAATTGCGGTGTTTATATTGGTCTAAAATAATcctaaaaacagaagaaaaaatgacatatttctgtaaatgtttCTACAAGCAAGGGACAACAATGGCAACATctgcaaacattttatttcaaatccttta of Triplophysa dalaica isolate WHDGS20190420 chromosome 11, ASM1584641v1, whole genome shotgun sequence contains these proteins:
- the trim8a gene encoding E3 ubiquitin-protein ligase TRIM8a, which codes for MSDQMAEMAENWRNCFEEELICPICLHVFVEPVQLPCKHNFCRGCISEAWAKDTANVRCPECNHAYNQKPNLEKNIKLNNIVEKFNALNVEKAPAVLQCILCRRGPPIPAQKVCLRCNAPCCQSHIQTHLQQPCPAPGHLLVGAEEVRAWSCPHHDEYRLYHCDVEQVAVCQYCCFSRCAPNHGHAVCDVEVRRNDIRHMLMKQQDRIDDRVKDIEEQLYKLESDKLLVEDKVRQLKEEVRAQYHKMHQLLEDDLGRTLEVLDKAHSKYCQENSTQTLQLNERRQEAKKLLSSVQVVFDKAENINIMKNTKPVKILMDRSQSCSGSVLPPYKVGHLNSKIFLSEVSKKEKNLRKLLEAPFTTPSHFLQCVSVHPSTANNSLGEKRKHSTAFPESSAGLLESSSGPMSKQQFLGQGSSSADGPPSQPPMVPCSSTQHIVGLSSSSGAQSVHHSSSVFTPADYPNASSSQQAMLPQYGGRKILMCTMDNCYCSSVPSISNHRAHPPYPRSGSFPWTQEYSHPLPSTPSMSQPLQGLSMHDWIDASQSHRHPDFYGLYGQTSTKPYVTS